A single genomic interval of Camelina sativa cultivar DH55 chromosome 11, Cs, whole genome shotgun sequence harbors:
- the LOC104725234 gene encoding F-box/kelch-repeat protein At5g42350 isoform X2 produces the protein MMISGKPLGEESIRQDLEVLTVSKRLVKSVSQKLKKKVHKSEEVVEDEVDARGGVNCLSISVGCRVADTGEDFEDPCNKRWSSASEEGKGLMTSCGTEETRLDCFSYGVKERFWKKNNRRYLLDSAQDNRKNIFLPDDILEMCLMRLPLTSLMNAHLVCKKWRSMATTQRFLQMRREGSFQTPWLFLFAAHKDGCSSGEIHGYDVSQDKWHKIDSELLKGRYMYSVTSIHEEIYIIGGRSMDRNSFKSHRGILVFSPSTKSWRKIASMRHARSLPIVGASEVTSEFSTIQTQQNRQDRRFHLSRVGGESDVYEDPHRLSVRRQHRNSADQNGTKSLRLARQKLDRLNQNSSKRFVLISIGGTGLFDEPLDSGEIYDSATNTWSEIQRLPIGFGVVCCGIICNGIFYAYSDNDKLSGYDIERGFWIAIQTSPIPPRVHEFYPKLVSCNQRLFMLSVSWCDEGDGQIGRRNKAVRKLWELDLVYLTWTEVSVHPDAPMDWNATYASDKNILMGVEMFKIFGQVLGFFTVCDTLTEEASWRHVSRNQRSQKLNLSCMNKTIALLHL, from the exons ATGATGATTTCTGGGAAACCATTGGGAGAGGAGTCCATCCGGCAGGATCTTGAGGTTTTAACTGTGTCAAAGCGGCTCGTGAAAAGTGTTAGCCAGAAGTTAAAGAAAAAGGTTCATAAATCTGAGGAGGTGGTGGAAGATGAAGTGGATGCAAGGGGAGGTGTGAATTGTCTAAGCATCAGTGTTGGTTGCAGAGTTGCTGATACTGGTGAGGATTTTGAGGATCCTTGCAATAAGAGATGGTCCAGTGCTAGTGAGGAAGGTAAGGGATTGATGACCAGTTGTGGAACTGAAGAAACTAGGTTAGATTGTTTTTCTTATGGGGTGAAAGAGAGGTTCTGGAAGAAGAATAATAGAAGATATCTACTGGACTCGGCCCAGGACAACCGCAAGAACATATTCCTTCCTGACGATATTCTGGAAATGTGCTTGATGAGGCTTCCTTTGACAAGCCTAATGAATGCGCATCTCGTTTGCAAGAAATGGCGATCCATGGCCACCACCCAGCGGTTCCTCCAGATGAGACGTGAAGGTTCCTTTCAGACCCCATGGTTGTTTCTGTTTGCTGCTCATAAAGATGGGTGCTCCTCTGGTGAAATTCATGGGTATGATGTTTCTCAAGACAAATGGCATAAGATTGACTCTGAGCTACTTAAAGGGCGGTATATGTACTCAGTGACGAGCATCCATGAGGAGATTTATATAATTGGAGGTCGTTCTATGGACAGAAACTCTTTCAAGTCCCACAGAGGGATCTTGGTATTCAGTCCTTCAACCAAATCATGGCGTAAAATTGCATCTATGAGAC ATGCTAGATCACTTCCCATAGTTGGTGCCTCTGAAGTTACTTCAGAGTTCTCGACCATACAGACGCAACAGAATCGCCAAGATAGACGGTTTCACCTGTCAAGAGTTGGTGGGGAATCAGACGTTTATGAAGACCCTCACAGGTTATCTGTAAGACGACAGCACCGAAACTCAGCTGATCAAAACGGAACTAAATCCCTCAGATTAGCAAGACAAAAGCTTGATCGGCTAAACCAAAACAGCTCCAAGAGATTTGTGCTCATATCCATCGGAGGCACAGGATTGTTTGATGAGCCACTGGATTCAGGTGAAATATACGACTCAGCAACAAACACATGGTCAGAAATCCAGAGACTCCCGATAGGCTTCGGGGTTGTATGTTGTGGGATCATATGCAATGGAATCTTTTATGCGTATTCCGACAATGATAAGCTATCAGGGTATGACATAGAGAGAGGCTTCTGGATTGCGATCCAAACATCCCCAATCCCTCCTCGGGTTCATGAGTTCTATCCTAAACTCGTCTCCTGCAACCAACGGTTGTTCATGCTCTCTGTTTCATGGTGCGATGAAGGAGATGGACAGATTGGGAGGAGAAACAAAGCAGTGAGAAAGCTGTGGGAGTTGGATCTTGTGTACCTCACGTGGACCGAAGTTTCAGTACACCCGGACGCACCAATGGATTGGAACGCCACATATGCCTCAGACAAGAACATACTAATGGGAGTTGAG